In Pseudomonas asiatica, the following are encoded in one genomic region:
- a CDS encoding Na+/H+ antiporter subunit C, with amino-acid sequence MEEVIAVAIGVLAASGVWLILRPRTYQVIMGLCLLSYGVNLFIFSMGSLFIGKEPIIKDGVPQDLLHYTDPLPQALVLTAIVISFAMTALFLVVLLASRGLTGTDHVDGRERDE; translated from the coding sequence ATGGAAGAAGTGATTGCAGTTGCCATCGGCGTGCTGGCCGCTTCGGGAGTGTGGCTTATCCTGCGCCCGCGAACCTACCAGGTGATCATGGGCCTCTGCCTGCTGTCGTACGGGGTCAACCTGTTCATCTTCAGCATGGGCAGCCTGTTCATCGGCAAGGAACCGATCATCAAGGACGGCGTGCCCCAGGACCTGCTGCACTACACCGACCCGCTGCCGCAGGCCCTGGTGCTCACCGCCATCGTCATCAGCTTCGCCATGACCGCGCTGTTCCTGGTGGTGTTGCTGGCCTCGCGCGGCCTGACCGGTACCGACCACGTGGATGGCCGGGAGCGTGACGAATGA
- a CDS encoding monovalent cation/H+ antiporter subunit A, whose translation MSLIVLLLLPFVGSCLAAVLPHNARNAESILAGLVALVGTVQVALLYPQVAHGGVIREEFLWLPSLGLNLVLRMDGFAWLFSLLVLGIGTLVSLYARYYMSPQDPVPRFFAFFLAFMGAMLGLVISGNLIQLVFFWELTSLFSFLLIGYWHHRADARRGAYMALMVTGAGGLCLLVGALLLGHVVGSYDLDKVLAAGNTIRQHALYPVLLPLILIGALSKSAQFPFQFWLPHAMAAPTPVSAYLHSATMVKAGVFLLARLWPVLSGSEEWFWIVGGAGALTLLLGAFAAMFQNDLKGLLAYSTISHLGLITLLLGLNSPLAAVAAVFHILNHATFKASLFMAAGIIDHESGTRDIRRLSGLIRLVPYTATLAMVASASMAGVPLMNGFLSKEMFFAETVFISSTAWVEATLPVVATLAGTFSVAYALRFTVDVFFGPTAQDLPHTPHEPPRWMRAPVELLVLTCLVVGIFPAQSVGPLLAAAALPVVGGTLPEYSLAIWHGWNAPLIMSLVAMSGGIVLYLLLRKQLRLGRFPYPPVIERFNGKRLFEHGQVQLMLLARRIERLLTSRRLQSQLFMLVLAAFLAGLTPMLYSGLSWGDRPKIPGSGVFVALWLIAIACAIGAAYQAKYHRLAALIMVSVCGLMTCITFVWFSAPDLALTQLVVEVVTTVLILLGLRWLPRRIEGVSPLPGSLERARMRRLRDLLLAVLVGGGMAVLSYAMLTRPTPNDISSFYLSRALPQGGGTNVVNVMLVDFRGFDTLGEITVLVAVALTVFALLRRFRPPKESMQLPAQQRQLAPDVVTDLINPRHATDTALGFMMVPAVLVRLLLPIALLVSMYLFMRGHNQPGGGFVAGLVMSVAFILQYMVAGTQWVEAQMSLRPLRWMGTGLLCATLTGAGAMLLGYPFLTTHTAHLHLPLLGDVHVASALFFDVGVFTVVVGSTLLILTALAHQSVRAYRPGNPAKTSQAGAA comes from the coding sequence ATGTCATTGATAGTGCTATTGCTTCTGCCGTTCGTGGGCAGTTGCCTGGCAGCAGTGCTGCCGCACAACGCACGTAACGCGGAGTCCATTCTCGCCGGGCTCGTGGCCCTGGTCGGCACTGTCCAGGTAGCACTGCTGTACCCTCAGGTTGCCCACGGTGGCGTGATTCGCGAAGAGTTCCTCTGGCTGCCCAGCCTGGGGTTGAACCTGGTGCTGCGCATGGACGGCTTCGCCTGGCTGTTCTCGCTGCTGGTGCTGGGCATCGGTACGCTGGTTTCGCTGTATGCCCGCTACTACATGTCGCCACAAGACCCGGTGCCGCGCTTCTTCGCCTTCTTCCTCGCCTTCATGGGCGCCATGCTCGGCCTGGTGATCTCCGGCAACCTGATCCAGCTGGTGTTCTTCTGGGAACTCACCAGCCTGTTCTCGTTCCTGCTGATTGGCTACTGGCACCACCGTGCCGACGCCCGCCGTGGCGCCTACATGGCGCTGATGGTCACGGGCGCGGGCGGCTTGTGCCTGCTGGTGGGTGCCCTGCTGCTCGGCCATGTGGTCGGCAGCTACGACCTGGACAAGGTCCTGGCTGCCGGCAACACCATCCGCCAGCATGCGCTGTACCCGGTGCTGCTGCCGCTGATCCTCATCGGCGCCCTGAGCAAGAGCGCACAGTTCCCCTTCCAGTTCTGGCTGCCCCATGCCATGGCAGCGCCCACCCCGGTATCGGCTTATCTGCACTCGGCGACCATGGTCAAGGCCGGGGTGTTCCTGCTGGCGCGCCTGTGGCCGGTGCTGTCGGGCAGCGAAGAGTGGTTCTGGATCGTAGGCGGTGCTGGCGCCCTCACCCTGCTGCTCGGCGCCTTCGCCGCCATGTTCCAGAACGACCTCAAGGGCCTGCTGGCGTACTCGACCATCAGCCACCTGGGCCTGATTACCCTGCTGCTGGGCCTGAACAGCCCGCTGGCCGCGGTCGCGGCGGTGTTCCACATTCTCAACCACGCCACCTTCAAGGCCTCGTTGTTCATGGCCGCCGGCATCATCGACCACGAAAGCGGTACCCGTGACATCCGCCGCCTCAGCGGGCTGATACGCCTGGTGCCATACACCGCCACCCTGGCCATGGTCGCCAGCGCCTCGATGGCCGGCGTGCCGTTGATGAACGGTTTCCTGTCCAAGGAAATGTTCTTCGCCGAAACGGTGTTCATCAGCTCCACTGCCTGGGTCGAGGCCACGTTGCCGGTGGTCGCCACCCTGGCCGGCACCTTCAGCGTGGCTTATGCCCTGCGCTTCACCGTCGATGTGTTCTTCGGCCCCACTGCACAGGACCTCCCGCACACACCACACGAACCGCCACGCTGGATGCGTGCGCCGGTCGAATTGCTGGTGCTTACCTGCCTGGTGGTGGGCATCTTCCCTGCCCAGTCGGTCGGCCCGCTGCTGGCCGCCGCCGCCCTGCCTGTGGTGGGCGGCACCCTACCGGAATACAGCCTGGCCATCTGGCATGGCTGGAACGCGCCGCTGATCATGAGCCTGGTGGCCATGAGCGGCGGTATCGTGCTTTACCTGCTGCTGCGCAAGCAGCTGCGCCTTGGCCGCTTCCCCTACCCACCGGTGATCGAACGCTTCAATGGCAAGCGCCTGTTCGAACACGGCCAGGTGCAGCTAATGCTGCTGGCGCGGCGCATCGAGCGCCTGCTCACCAGCCGCCGCCTGCAATCGCAGCTGTTCATGCTGGTGCTCGCCGCCTTCCTCGCCGGCCTCACCCCCATGCTCTACAGTGGTCTCAGCTGGGGCGACCGGCCGAAGATTCCGGGCTCGGGCGTGTTTGTCGCGCTGTGGCTGATCGCCATCGCCTGCGCCATCGGCGCTGCCTACCAGGCCAAGTATCACCGTTTGGCGGCGTTGATCATGGTCAGCGTCTGCGGCCTGATGACCTGCATCACCTTCGTCTGGTTCTCCGCGCCCGATCTGGCCCTGACACAGCTGGTAGTGGAAGTGGTCACCACCGTGCTGATCCTGCTCGGCCTGCGCTGGCTGCCGCGGCGAATCGAAGGCGTATCGCCGCTGCCGGGCAGCCTCGAGCGTGCGCGCATGCGTCGCCTGCGCGACCTGCTGCTGGCGGTGCTGGTAGGTGGCGGCATGGCCGTGCTGTCCTACGCCATGCTCACCCGGCCGACGCCGAACGACATTTCCTCGTTCTACCTGAGCCGGGCACTACCCCAGGGCGGTGGCACCAACGTCGTCAATGTCATGCTGGTCGACTTCCGTGGCTTCGATACCCTCGGTGAAATCACCGTGCTTGTGGCCGTGGCGCTGACCGTGTTCGCCCTGCTGCGGCGCTTCCGCCCGCCCAAGGAAAGCATGCAACTGCCGGCGCAACAGCGTCAGCTGGCACCCGACGTGGTCACCGACCTGATCAACCCGCGGCATGCCACCGACACCGCCCTGGGCTTCATGATGGTGCCCGCGGTGCTGGTGCGCTTGCTGCTGCCGATCGCCCTGCTGGTGTCGATGTACCTGTTCATGCGTGGCCACAACCAGCCGGGTGGCGGCTTTGTTGCCGGCCTGGTGATGTCGGTGGCGTTCATCCTGCAGTACATGGTGGCCGGCACCCAGTGGGTCGAGGCGCAGATGAGCCTGCGCCCGCTGCGCTGGATGGGCACCGGGCTGCTGTGCGCAACCCTGACCGGCGCGGGCGCCATGCTGCTGGGCTACCCGTTCCTCACCACCCATACCGCCCACCTGCACCTGCCGTTGCTCGGCGATGTGCACGTGGCCAGCGCGCTGTTCTTCGATGTCGGGGTGTTCACTGTGGTGGTCGGCTCGACCCTGCTGATCCTCACCGCCCTGGCGCACCAATCGGTGCGCGCCTACCGCCCGGGTAACCCGGCGAAAACCAGCCAAGCAGGAGCCGCCTGA
- a CDS encoding DMT family transporter — protein MSQPSSKPTPAIAFRLSKAELVLVFITMLWGGTFLLVHNVMSVSGPMFFVGLRFAAAALFVGVVSARALPGLTFTELKAGMLIGVSIMLGYGLQTMGLQTISSSQSAFITALYVPFVPLLQWLVLGRRPGLMPSIGIGLAFIGLMLLAGPEGGSLHFSEGELVTLVSAVAIAGEIILISRYAGQVDVRRVTVVQLATASLLAFLMIVPTQERIPDFSWLLLTSAVGLGAMSAVIQVAMNWAQKSVSPTRATLIYAGEPVWAGIVGRIAGERLPGVALLGGLLIVIAVVVSELKVRRPREVAESREVTDEGERQAGL, from the coding sequence ATGAGCCAGCCCAGCAGCAAACCGACCCCTGCCATTGCCTTTCGCCTGAGCAAGGCCGAATTGGTGCTGGTGTTCATCACCATGCTGTGGGGCGGCACCTTCCTGCTGGTGCACAACGTGATGAGCGTCAGCGGCCCGATGTTCTTCGTCGGCCTGCGCTTCGCCGCAGCCGCGCTGTTCGTCGGGGTGGTCTCGGCGCGGGCGCTGCCAGGGCTGACCTTCACCGAACTGAAGGCCGGCATGCTGATCGGGGTGTCGATCATGCTCGGCTACGGCCTGCAGACCATGGGCCTGCAAACCATCAGCAGCAGCCAGTCGGCGTTCATCACCGCGCTGTACGTGCCGTTCGTGCCGCTGCTGCAATGGCTGGTGCTGGGCCGGCGCCCCGGCCTGATGCCCAGCATCGGTATCGGCCTGGCGTTCATCGGCCTGATGCTGCTGGCCGGTCCGGAGGGTGGCAGCCTGCACTTCAGCGAAGGCGAGCTGGTAACCCTGGTCAGCGCCGTGGCCATTGCCGGCGAAATCATCCTGATCAGCCGCTACGCCGGGCAGGTCGATGTGCGCCGGGTCACCGTGGTGCAGCTGGCGACCGCCTCGCTGCTGGCGTTCCTGATGATCGTGCCGACCCAGGAGCGCATACCCGATTTTTCCTGGCTGCTGCTGACCAGTGCCGTGGGCCTGGGCGCCATGAGCGCGGTGATCCAGGTAGCCATGAACTGGGCGCAGAAGTCGGTCTCGCCCACCCGCGCCACCCTCATCTATGCCGGCGAACCAGTATGGGCCGGGATCGTCGGGCGCATCGCCGGTGAGCGCCTGCCGGGCGTGGCACTGCTCGGCGGCCTGCTGATCGTGATCGCGGTGGTGGTCAGCGAACTCAAGGTGCGCCGCCCGCGCGAGGTGGCCGAATCGCGGGAAGTGACGGATGAAGGTGAACGCCAGGCTGGCCTGTAA
- a CDS encoding helix-turn-helix domain-containing protein, with protein sequence MHKDSSHRASVLQHVSLNVRSLRNAAGMSQTALAERSGVSRRMLVAIEAGEKNVSLTTLDLIAEALGVAFSTLIQAPDQRDPGRIEELAWAGEHPQSRAVLLGSSVARREVELWEWTLAPGECYSSEADAEGWSEQIYVAQGQLTLIIEGVEHRLQVGQFHVFPSNCRYAYRNDGAVAVRFVRNVVI encoded by the coding sequence GTGCACAAAGATTCCTCGCACCGGGCATCGGTGCTGCAACATGTCAGCCTCAATGTACGCAGCCTGCGCAACGCCGCGGGTATGAGCCAGACGGCGTTGGCGGAGCGTTCCGGGGTCAGCCGGCGCATGCTGGTGGCGATCGAGGCGGGCGAGAAGAATGTCAGCCTGACTACTCTCGACCTGATTGCCGAGGCCTTGGGCGTGGCTTTCAGTACTCTGATCCAGGCACCTGACCAGCGCGACCCCGGGCGCATCGAAGAGTTGGCCTGGGCCGGGGAGCACCCGCAGAGCCGGGCGGTGCTGCTGGGCAGCAGCGTGGCGCGGCGCGAGGTGGAACTGTGGGAATGGACCCTGGCACCGGGCGAGTGCTATTCCAGCGAGGCTGATGCCGAAGGCTGGAGCGAGCAGATTTATGTGGCGCAAGGGCAACTGACGCTGATTATCGAAGGGGTCGAGCATCGCCTGCAGGTCGGGCAGTTCCATGTGTTTCCCAGTAACTGCCGGTATGCCTATCGCAACGATGGGGCGGTGGCGGTGCGGTTTGTGCGCAATGTGGTGATTTGA
- a CDS encoding cysteine hydrolase family protein, with the protein MSKQALIIIDIQNDYFPGGKWTLDGADQAADNAARLLAAARQRGDLVVHVRHEFESADAPFFAPGSQGAAIHAKVEPQAGEPVVLKHKVNAFLGTDLEHTLDRHGIEALTIVGSMSHMCIDAATRAAADLGYDVTVAHDACATLPLEFNGKRVPAAQVHDSVMAALAFAYAKVVRTDELIGD; encoded by the coding sequence ATGAGCAAGCAGGCGCTGATCATCATCGACATCCAGAACGACTACTTCCCGGGCGGCAAATGGACCCTCGATGGTGCCGACCAGGCGGCCGACAATGCTGCCCGCCTGTTGGCGGCAGCGCGTCAACGGGGCGACTTGGTGGTGCATGTGCGGCATGAGTTCGAAAGCGCCGATGCGCCGTTCTTCGCGCCAGGCTCGCAGGGTGCGGCGATCCATGCCAAGGTCGAGCCTCAAGCCGGTGAGCCGGTGGTGCTCAAGCACAAGGTCAACGCCTTCCTCGGTACCGACCTTGAGCACACGCTGGACCGGCATGGCATCGAGGCCCTGACCATCGTCGGCAGCATGAGCCACATGTGCATCGACGCCGCCACCCGGGCCGCGGCCGACCTGGGTTACGACGTGACCGTGGCGCACGACGCCTGTGCCACGCTGCCACTGGAGTTCAATGGCAAGCGGGTGCCGGCGGCGCAGGTGCATGATTCGGTGATGGCGGCGTTGGCGTTTGCCTATGCCAAGGTGGTCAGGACCGATGAGTTGATAGGAGACTGA
- a CDS encoding GlxA family transcriptional regulator: MQAKTDNPASLDIGLLLYPGAQRAAVHGLADLFLVANRVVAELGAVELPSARISFWQADEAGRLQLAPESPPAAPADLRVLIIPPSLESAPQGELLERHRASLCQLHGHGTVLASVCIGVFFIAASGLLDGRPACTHWNYVHSLAQRFPKVRVEAQQPLLDDGDIVTSAGLMAWTDLGLRLLERFMGATVARETARYLAVDPVAAPLPGAVFNPRLDHGDEAVLKVQHWLQGNGGQDADLASMAACAGLEERTFLRRFRAATGLRPTEYCQQVRVGRACRLLEFTRRNVEQIAWGVGYQDPGAFRKVFQRITGLTPSDYRRRFAVSG, translated from the coding sequence ATGCAGGCAAAAACTGACAACCCCGCCAGCCTGGACATCGGCCTGCTGCTGTACCCCGGCGCGCAGCGTGCTGCCGTGCATGGGCTGGCCGACCTTTTCCTGGTAGCCAACCGGGTGGTTGCCGAACTGGGTGCTGTCGAGTTGCCGTCGGCGCGTATCAGCTTTTGGCAGGCAGACGAGGCAGGGCGGTTGCAGCTTGCCCCTGAGAGCCCGCCTGCCGCCCCGGCCGATCTGCGGGTGCTGATCATTCCGCCAAGCCTGGAGTCGGCACCACAGGGTGAGCTGCTTGAGCGCCATCGCGCGTCGTTGTGCCAGTTGCACGGGCACGGCACGGTGCTGGCATCGGTGTGCATCGGGGTGTTCTTCATCGCCGCCAGTGGTCTGCTCGACGGGCGCCCGGCCTGTACCCACTGGAACTACGTGCATTCGCTTGCCCAGCGTTTTCCCAAGGTGCGGGTCGAGGCCCAGCAGCCGTTGCTGGACGATGGCGACATCGTCACCTCGGCCGGGCTGATGGCCTGGACCGACCTGGGCTTGCGCTTGCTGGAGCGCTTCATGGGCGCGACGGTGGCGCGGGAAACTGCCCGCTACCTGGCGGTCGACCCGGTCGCGGCGCCACTGCCCGGTGCAGTGTTCAACCCACGCCTGGACCATGGTGATGAAGCAGTGCTGAAAGTGCAGCACTGGTTGCAGGGCAACGGTGGGCAGGATGCCGACCTGGCCAGCATGGCCGCATGCGCGGGGCTGGAGGAACGCACTTTCCTGCGGCGTTTTCGTGCTGCCACGGGGCTACGGCCGACCGAGTACTGCCAACAGGTGAGGGTGGGGCGTGCGTGCCGCTTGCTGGAGTTCACCCGGCGCAATGTCGAGCAGATCGCCTGGGGCGTCGGTTACCAGGACCCGGGTGCGTTTCGCAAGGTGTTTCAGCGCATCACCGGCCTGACCCCGAGTGATTATCGGCGGCGCTTCGCGGTATCGGGTTAG
- a CDS encoding antibiotic biosynthesis monooxygenase — MTATSHALWFTQMIEFEVPGKFQQALAQALVARSEELAARCEGLQGVSIQASDDGSRVLQYLQWQSRQAWAAAAVYFVGEPFLDLLGQYQARGVNFAAYQTLRSLVRGADGGLHCQVGEPQAYQGA; from the coding sequence ATGACGGCAACATCCCATGCCCTGTGGTTTACCCAGATGATCGAATTTGAAGTGCCTGGCAAGTTCCAGCAGGCCTTGGCCCAAGCGCTGGTGGCGCGCAGCGAAGAGCTGGCCGCGCGTTGCGAAGGACTGCAGGGCGTCAGTATTCAGGCCAGCGACGATGGCAGCCGGGTGCTGCAGTACCTGCAGTGGCAATCCCGCCAGGCGTGGGCAGCGGCGGCCGTATATTTCGTCGGGGAACCTTTCCTCGACCTGCTTGGCCAGTACCAGGCGCGTGGCGTCAACTTTGCTGCCTACCAGACGCTGCGCAGCCTGGTGCGCGGTGCCGATGGCGGCCTGCATTGCCAGGTGGGTGAGCCTCAGGCATACCAGGGCGCGTAG
- a CDS encoding alpha/beta hydrolase family protein — MTIQSETVELQVEDDSIVGTLVSPGSKMPGILFVHGWGGSQQRDLARARHITGLGCVCMTFDLRGHEKTESQRLTVTREQNLTDLLVAYDRLASHPAVDTSAIAIIGSSYGGYLATLLTRERPVKWLALRVPAMYWDDEWNLPKQTLDRQRLNAYRQRLLGPADNRALAACAEFGGDVLLVESEQDDYVPHSTLMSYRSAFVSAHSLTHRIVDGADHALSSEESQKAYSSILAAWVSEMVIGARLDRYPHYAPWYA, encoded by the coding sequence ATGACCATTCAAAGTGAAACCGTTGAACTCCAGGTCGAGGATGACAGCATCGTCGGCACCTTGGTCAGCCCCGGCAGCAAGATGCCGGGCATTCTCTTCGTCCACGGCTGGGGTGGCAGCCAGCAACGCGACCTGGCCCGCGCCCGGCATATCACCGGGCTGGGCTGCGTATGCATGACCTTCGACCTGCGCGGCCACGAAAAAACCGAAAGCCAACGGCTGACGGTAACCCGCGAACAGAACCTGACCGACCTGCTGGTGGCCTACGACCGGCTGGCAAGCCACCCAGCCGTCGACACCAGTGCCATCGCCATCATCGGTAGCAGCTATGGCGGCTACCTGGCCACCTTGCTGACCCGTGAGCGGCCGGTCAAATGGCTGGCCCTCAGGGTACCCGCGATGTACTGGGACGACGAATGGAACCTCCCCAAGCAAACCCTCGACCGGCAACGGCTGAACGCCTATCGCCAACGCCTGCTCGGCCCGGCAGACAACCGCGCACTGGCAGCCTGTGCCGAGTTCGGTGGCGATGTACTGCTGGTCGAGTCCGAGCAGGACGACTACGTACCGCACAGCACCTTGATGAGCTACCGCTCGGCATTCGTCAGCGCCCATTCGCTCACCCACCGCATCGTCGACGGTGCCGACCACGCGCTGTCCAGCGAAGAGAGCCAGAAAGCCTACAGTTCGATCCTGGCGGCATGGGTCAGCGAAATGGTCATTGGCGCCCGCCTGGATCGCTACCCGCACTACGCGCCCTGGTATGCCTGA
- a CDS encoding DUF3182 family protein has translation MTMPNACAPKSGVVLLDTRAHTPDHEHAVHLKLADGLARLLGCPHVQPSQPPSATDGYYYLPTETLVDPERHAALGICSEQDLFGGLVAHPYMATKAISHPLPAGASFPPGWTDAFARQACDALLRGYTVFSKADARTAAQLLLTDGPLRIKPVLACAGRGQQVITTADELEPLLAGMDDQDLALWGLVLEEDLSEVQTFSVGQVRVAGLTCSYHGTQQLTRDHQGTEVYGGSDLVVVRGDYQALLQLTLDEPLRLAINQAMAYEQAAEQHFPGFIASRRNYDIARGVNPQGHLRSGVLEQSWRLGGASSAELLALQAFADDPALQRVRASTHEVFGTPELPTDATLFYQGNDSELGQLSKFARIREHDHSK, from the coding sequence ATGACCATGCCCAACGCCTGCGCCCCTAAAAGCGGCGTGGTGCTGCTCGACACCCGCGCGCACACCCCCGACCACGAGCATGCCGTGCACCTGAAGCTTGCCGATGGCCTGGCCCGCCTTCTGGGCTGCCCGCACGTGCAACCCAGCCAGCCACCAAGCGCCACCGACGGCTACTACTACCTGCCCACCGAAACCCTGGTCGATCCCGAACGCCATGCCGCCCTCGGCATCTGCAGCGAACAGGACCTTTTCGGTGGCCTGGTCGCACACCCCTACATGGCGACCAAGGCGATTTCCCACCCGCTGCCGGCCGGGGCCAGTTTCCCGCCGGGCTGGACCGATGCCTTCGCACGGCAAGCCTGCGACGCCCTGCTGCGCGGCTACACCGTATTCAGCAAGGCCGATGCACGGACCGCCGCACAGCTGTTACTGACGGACGGCCCGTTGCGAATCAAGCCGGTACTGGCCTGCGCAGGCCGTGGGCAACAGGTCATAACCACGGCGGATGAGCTGGAACCGCTGCTGGCCGGCATGGATGACCAGGACCTTGCGCTATGGGGGTTGGTGCTCGAGGAAGACCTGAGCGAAGTGCAAACCTTCAGCGTTGGCCAGGTACGTGTCGCCGGCCTGACCTGCAGCTATCACGGCACCCAGCAACTTACCCGCGACCATCAGGGCACGGAAGTGTATGGCGGCTCCGACCTGGTAGTGGTACGCGGTGACTACCAGGCACTGCTGCAACTGACGCTGGATGAGCCGCTGCGCCTGGCCATCAACCAGGCGATGGCCTACGAACAGGCCGCCGAGCAGCACTTCCCCGGCTTCATTGCCTCGCGGCGCAACTACGACATTGCCCGCGGCGTGAACCCACAGGGCCACCTGCGCAGCGGCGTACTCGAGCAATCCTGGCGCCTGGGCGGTGCCAGCAGTGCCGAACTGCTGGCCTTGCAGGCGTTCGCCGACGACCCGGCATTGCAACGGGTACGTGCCTCCACCCATGAAGTGTTCGGCACCCCCGAACTACCCACTGACGCCACCCTCTTTTACCAAGGAAACGACAGTGAACTCGGACAACTCAGCAAATTTGCGCGGATTCGCGAACATGACCATTCAAAGTGA
- a CDS encoding aminopeptidase P family protein has translation MNVQTTLGQSVPQRLALVRQAMAAEGIDALLVPSADPHLSEYLPGYWQGRQWLSGFHGSVGTLVVTAGFAGLWVDSRYWEQAEHELAGSGIELMKLLPGKPGALEWLGDHVEPNGSVAVDGAVMALASARQLSDRLKARGARLVTDKDLLGQVWEGRPALPGNPVYQHLPPHATVNRAEKLAQLRQSVQAKGADWHFIATLDDIAWLFNLRGSDVSYNPVFVAFALISQQQAILFVGQDKLDEHLRKVLAADGIEVRDYAEAGKALAAMPAGSRLLVDPARVTCGLLDNLPTEVELVEGLNPSTLSKSCKGDEDLVHIRQVMEQDGAALCEFFAWLEANLGRELVTELTIDEQLSAARARRPGFVSLSFSTIAAFNGNGAMPHYRATEQSHAVIEGDGLLLIDSGGQYLGGTTDITRMVPVGNPSLAQKQDCTRVLKGMIALSRATFPRGVLSPLLDAIARAPIWADQVDYGHGTGHGVGYFMNVHEGPQVIAYQAAPTPQTAMQVGMISSIEPGTYRPGQWGVRIENLVVNREVGKSAFGDFLNFETLTLCPIDTRCLVPELLSREELDWLNGYHARVRERLAPLLKDDALAWLEARTAPL, from the coding sequence ATGAACGTTCAGACCACCCTTGGGCAAAGCGTGCCGCAGCGTTTGGCGCTGGTTCGCCAGGCCATGGCCGCAGAGGGCATCGATGCCTTGCTGGTACCTTCGGCCGACCCCCATCTTTCCGAATATCTGCCTGGTTACTGGCAAGGGCGCCAGTGGCTTTCGGGTTTCCATGGCTCGGTCGGCACGCTGGTCGTCACAGCTGGCTTTGCCGGGTTGTGGGTCGATAGCCGCTACTGGGAACAGGCGGAACACGAGCTGGCAGGCAGTGGCATCGAGCTTATGAAGCTGCTGCCGGGAAAGCCTGGTGCGCTGGAATGGCTGGGCGATCACGTCGAGCCCAACGGCAGCGTGGCGGTAGATGGTGCGGTCATGGCGCTGGCTTCGGCGCGCCAACTGAGCGATCGGCTGAAGGCGCGCGGGGCGCGATTGGTGACTGACAAGGACCTGCTGGGCCAGGTCTGGGAAGGGCGCCCGGCGCTGCCAGGCAACCCGGTCTACCAGCATTTGCCGCCGCACGCCACGGTGAACCGTGCGGAAAAACTGGCGCAGTTGCGCCAGAGCGTGCAGGCCAAGGGGGCCGATTGGCATTTCATCGCCACCCTGGATGACATCGCCTGGCTGTTCAACCTGCGCGGTAGCGATGTTTCCTACAATCCGGTGTTCGTGGCCTTTGCTCTGATCAGCCAGCAGCAGGCCATCCTGTTCGTCGGCCAGGACAAGCTCGACGAACATCTACGCAAGGTGCTTGCGGCCGACGGTATCGAAGTGCGTGACTACGCCGAAGCAGGCAAGGCCCTTGCCGCCATGCCGGCCGGCAGCCGATTGCTGGTCGACCCGGCCCGGGTGACCTGCGGCCTGCTGGATAACCTGCCGACCGAGGTGGAGCTGGTCGAGGGGCTCAACCCCAGCACCTTGAGCAAGTCGTGCAAGGGTGATGAGGACCTGGTGCACATCCGGCAGGTGATGGAGCAGGATGGCGCGGCCCTGTGCGAATTCTTCGCCTGGCTCGAGGCCAACCTTGGTCGTGAGCTGGTTACCGAGCTGACGATCGACGAGCAGTTGAGTGCCGCCCGTGCCCGCCGCCCAGGTTTCGTGTCGTTGAGCTTCTCGACCATTGCCGCCTTCAACGGCAATGGCGCGATGCCACATTACCGCGCCACGGAACAGTCGCACGCGGTCATCGAGGGCGATGGTCTGCTGCTGATCGATTCGGGCGGGCAGTACCTGGGGGGCACCACCGACATCACGCGCATGGTGCCGGTGGGCAACCCGAGCCTTGCACAGAAGCAGGATTGCACACGCGTGCTCAAAGGCATGATCGCCCTGTCGCGTGCCACCTTCCCGCGGGGCGTGCTATCGCCGTTGCTCGACGCCATTGCCCGGGCACCGATCTGGGCTGACCAGGTGGATTACGGCCACGGCACCGGGCATGGTGTGGGCTACTTCATGAACGTGCACGAGGGGCCGCAGGTAATTGCCTACCAGGCGGCACCCACGCCGCAGACCGCGATGCAGGTGGGCATGATCAGCTCGATCGAGCCGGGTACGTACCGCCCAGGGCAGTGGGGAGTGCGCATCGAGAACCTGGTGGTCAATCGCGAGGTCGGCAAGAGCGCCTTCGGCGACTTCCTGAACTTCGAGACCCTGACGCTATGCCCGATCGATACCCGCTGCCTGGTGCCCGAGTTGTTGTCCAGGGAAGAACTGGACTGGTTGAATGGCTATCACGCCAGAGTACGCGAGCGTCTGGCGCCGTTGCTCAAGGATGACGCGCTGGCCTGGCTGGAGGCGCGCACCGCGCCCTTGTAA